A stretch of the Bradyrhizobium arachidis genome encodes the following:
- a CDS encoding aspartate carbamoyltransferase catalytic subunit, translating to MTSASKSTFVLGHRHLLGIEGLSTADITGLLDLSEEYVELNRQVDKKRTVLRGRTQVNLFFEASTRTQSSFELAGKRLGADVMNMSVSSSSMKKGETLIDTAVTLNAMHPDILVMRHHASGAVELLARKVDGSVINAGDGAHEHPTQALLDALTIRRNKGRIEGLVVAICGDVLHSRVARSNIILLNTMGARVRVVGPTTLLPPGIERMGVEVARDMREGLEGADIVMMLRLQRERMNGSFVPSSSEYFHYFGLDQKKLAYAKPDALVMHPGPMNRGVEIDSAVADGAQSLIREQVEMGVAVRMAVLEALARNLPNA from the coding sequence ATGACCTCCGCATCGAAATCGACCTTCGTCCTCGGTCACCGGCATCTGCTGGGTATCGAGGGCCTTTCCACTGCCGACATTACCGGCCTCCTCGACCTGTCCGAGGAGTATGTCGAGCTCAATCGCCAAGTGGACAAGAAGCGCACCGTCCTGCGTGGACGGACGCAGGTGAACCTGTTCTTCGAGGCTTCCACCCGCACCCAGTCCTCGTTCGAGCTCGCCGGCAAACGCCTAGGTGCCGACGTCATGAACATGTCGGTGTCCTCCTCGTCCATGAAGAAGGGCGAGACGCTGATCGACACCGCGGTGACGCTGAACGCGATGCACCCGGACATTCTGGTGATGCGCCATCACGCGTCAGGCGCGGTGGAACTTCTGGCCCGCAAGGTTGACGGTTCCGTGATCAATGCCGGCGACGGCGCGCATGAGCACCCGACGCAGGCGCTGCTCGATGCGCTGACGATCCGCCGCAACAAGGGCCGGATCGAGGGTCTCGTGGTCGCGATCTGCGGTGACGTGCTGCATTCGCGCGTCGCCCGCTCCAACATTATCCTGCTCAACACGATGGGTGCCCGCGTCCGCGTCGTTGGCCCCACCACACTGCTGCCGCCCGGCATCGAACGGATGGGCGTCGAAGTCGCGCGCGACATGCGCGAGGGTCTGGAAGGCGCCGACATTGTCATGATGCTGCGCCTGCAGCGCGAGCGCATGAACGGCTCGTTCGTGCCGTCGTCGAGCGAATACTTCCACTACTTCGGGCTCGACCAGAAGAAGCTCGCCTACGCAAAGCCCGACGCACTGGTGATGCATCCGGGCCCGATGAACCGCGGCGTCGAGATCGACTCGGCGGTCGCCGACGGCGCCCAGTCGCTGATCCGCGAACAGGTGGAAATGGGAGTGGCAGTGCGCATGGCGGTGCTTGAAGCGCTCGCCCGCAACCTGCCGAACGCGTGA
- a CDS encoding dihydroorotase, producing MLTDRRPILLANARVIDPSRDFDAVGDVLIADGTIRETRRGIGAAGVPEGTDIINCSGKIVAPGLIDMRAFVGEPGFSHRETFATASQAAASGGITTIICQPDTSPVIDNSATVDFVMRRARDTAIVNIQPMAALTKGMRGEEMTEFGLLKAAGAVAFGDVCRSVMNAQVMRRALTYARDFDALIVHDTEDPHLVGEGVMNEGEFATRLGLMGIPNAAEAVVLERDMRLVALTGGRYHAASLSCIDSLDILKRARDAGLAVSASVSINHLALNENDIGPYRTFLKLSPPLRTEDDRRALVSAVASGLIDVIMSDHNPQDVEVKRLPFAEAASGAVGLQTMLPAGLRLVHNGEMELKTLIKAMSTRPAELLGLPGGTLRSGAPADVIVIDADTPWVLDPIDLKTPCKNTPFDEARFSGRVVRTIVGGRTVYEHV from the coding sequence ATGCTGACCGACCGCCGCCCGATCCTGCTCGCCAACGCGCGCGTCATCGACCCGTCGCGGGATTTCGACGCTGTCGGCGACGTGCTGATCGCTGACGGCACCATCCGCGAGACGCGCCGCGGCATCGGGGCGGCCGGCGTCCCCGAGGGCACCGACATCATCAATTGCTCCGGCAAGATCGTGGCCCCCGGCCTGATCGACATGCGCGCCTTCGTCGGCGAGCCCGGCTTCAGCCATCGCGAGACGTTTGCGACCGCGAGCCAGGCCGCGGCCTCGGGCGGCATCACCACCATCATCTGCCAGCCGGATACGTCGCCCGTGATCGACAATTCGGCAACGGTAGACTTTGTGATGCGGCGCGCCCGCGACACCGCGATCGTCAACATCCAGCCGATGGCGGCTCTCACCAAGGGCATGCGCGGCGAGGAGATGACGGAGTTCGGCCTGCTGAAAGCCGCCGGCGCGGTAGCCTTCGGCGACGTGTGTCGCAGCGTCATGAATGCGCAGGTGATGCGCCGGGCGCTGACCTATGCCCGCGATTTCGACGCGCTGATCGTGCACGACACCGAGGATCCGCACCTCGTCGGCGAAGGCGTCATGAACGAGGGCGAGTTCGCCACCCGGCTCGGCCTGATGGGTATCCCGAATGCGGCTGAAGCCGTCGTGCTGGAACGCGACATGCGGCTCGTGGCGCTGACCGGCGGGCGCTATCACGCTGCCTCGCTGTCCTGCATCGACTCGCTCGACATCCTCAAGCGGGCGCGCGACGCAGGCCTTGCCGTGAGCGCATCGGTCTCGATCAACCATTTGGCGCTGAACGAGAATGACATCGGGCCCTACCGGACCTTCCTGAAACTGTCGCCGCCGCTGCGCACCGAGGACGACCGCCGCGCGCTGGTGTCGGCTGTCGCCTCCGGGCTCATCGACGTCATCATGTCCGACCACAATCCGCAGGACGTCGAGGTCAAGCGCCTGCCCTTCGCCGAAGCGGCAAGCGGCGCGGTGGGCCTGCAGACCATGCTGCCGGCGGGCTTGAGGCTCGTGCACAATGGCGAGATGGAGCTGAAGACGCTGATCAAGGCGATGTCGACGCGGCCGGCGGAACTTTTGGGCCTGCCCGGCGGCACCTTGCGCTCCGGCGCGCCGGCCGATGTCATCGTCATCGACGCCGACACGCCCTGGGTGCTCGATCCCATCGATCTCAAGACGCCCTGCAAGAACACCCCGTTCGACGAAGCCCGCTTCTCCGGGCGCGTGGTTCGCACTATTGTCGGGGGACGGACGGTTTATGAGCATGTCTAA
- the plsY gene encoding glycerol-3-phosphate 1-O-acyltransferase PlsY, translating into MGPEAFLPVALVIGYLLGSIPFGLILTKLAGTQDLRSIGSGNIGATNVLRTGRKGLAAATLLLDALKGTAAVVISGYFGGPNAAMLAGLGAFLGHNFPVWLKFKGGKGVAVYIGILLGLFWPGALFFCLLWLATAFTTRYSSLSALVAAFITPIFLWWFGHLALASLFAVLTLVLFYTHRENIKRLQSGTESRIGQKS; encoded by the coding sequence ATGGGACCTGAGGCATTTTTGCCGGTGGCCCTCGTCATCGGCTATCTCCTCGGCTCGATCCCGTTCGGGCTGATTCTGACCAAGCTTGCCGGCACGCAGGATCTGCGCTCGATCGGCTCCGGCAACATCGGCGCCACCAATGTGCTGCGCACCGGACGCAAGGGCCTGGCGGCGGCGACACTGCTGCTCGACGCGCTCAAGGGCACGGCAGCGGTCGTGATATCAGGCTATTTCGGCGGTCCCAACGCGGCGATGCTGGCCGGCCTCGGCGCCTTCCTCGGCCACAACTTCCCGGTCTGGCTCAAATTCAAGGGCGGCAAGGGCGTTGCAGTCTATATCGGCATTTTGCTCGGCCTGTTCTGGCCGGGTGCGCTGTTCTTCTGCCTGCTGTGGCTCGCGACCGCCTTCACCACGCGCTACTCCTCGCTGTCGGCGCTGGTCGCGGCCTTTATCACGCCGATCTTCCTGTGGTGGTTCGGCCACCTCGCGCTCGCCTCGCTGTTCGCGGTGCTGACGCTGGTCCTGTTCTACACGCACCGCGAAAACATCAAGCGGTTGCAATCGGGCACCGAGAGCCGGATCGGACAAAAATCGTAG
- a CDS encoding patatin-like phospholipase family protein — translation MNENTNVTHDLASQSAANEAAPAGTAASRLLFATNIWSDAPAPVVAEEARPAPQPPVVSETPAPIAVQPVAQPTAMPALPVERPSTSWPPKRLSLALQGGGTFAAFTWGVLERLLEEPSVEFDTISGASAGAINALLVASGLVDGGREGARSRLNRFWVRLMHEASFRSLMLVGGFSPAGSSVAFGPTLRSGQFDPFDLDPLRQALSRDINFAALHDAACPRLLIAATRIRDGRQQVFGNAAITADVALASTCPPLMHCAVEIDGEAYWDGGYGGNPPLVRLVQETTSTDVLIVQVTPSRDGYVPITLAAIDRRLDQIAANAALNAEISAVEWAQSHASPSLRLFKLAAEDEIEGLAQRSSTDLGRGFIRLLHRSGRDAADRWLRQSTSVRAARKVEATSPAEPELI, via the coding sequence ATGAACGAGAACACCAACGTCACGCACGATCTGGCTTCGCAGAGCGCTGCGAATGAGGCGGCGCCCGCCGGCACCGCCGCAAGCCGGCTGCTCTTCGCCACCAACATCTGGTCAGACGCGCCCGCGCCGGTCGTTGCTGAGGAAGCGCGCCCCGCTCCGCAACCGCCGGTCGTGAGCGAGACGCCTGCACCCATCGCGGTGCAGCCGGTCGCACAGCCGACGGCAATGCCGGCCCTGCCGGTCGAACGTCCTTCAACCTCCTGGCCGCCGAAACGACTCTCGCTGGCGCTGCAAGGCGGCGGCACGTTTGCGGCCTTCACCTGGGGCGTTCTGGAGCGGCTCCTGGAGGAGCCCTCGGTCGAATTCGACACCATCAGCGGTGCCAGCGCCGGTGCGATCAATGCGCTGCTGGTCGCCTCCGGTCTCGTCGACGGCGGCCGCGAGGGCGCGCGCAGCAGGCTGAACCGGTTCTGGGTGCGGCTGATGCACGAAGCGTCGTTCCGCTCGCTGATGTTGGTCGGTGGCTTTTCGCCGGCGGGAAGCTCGGTCGCATTCGGGCCGACGCTGCGCTCCGGCCAGTTCGATCCGTTCGACCTCGATCCGCTGCGGCAGGCGCTGTCGCGCGACATCAACTTTGCGGCGCTGCATGATGCGGCCTGCCCAAGACTCCTGATCGCGGCGACGCGGATCCGCGACGGCCGGCAGCAGGTGTTTGGCAATGCAGCCATCACCGCCGACGTCGCCCTCGCCTCGACCTGCCCGCCGCTGATGCATTGCGCGGTCGAGATCGATGGCGAGGCCTATTGGGACGGCGGCTATGGCGGCAACCCGCCGCTGGTGCGGCTGGTGCAGGAGACAACGTCGACCGACGTGTTGATCGTCCAGGTGACGCCGTCGCGCGACGGCTATGTCCCGATCACGCTCGCGGCGATCGACCGCCGGCTCGACCAGATCGCGGCGAATGCCGCGCTCAATGCCGAGATTTCTGCGGTAGAATGGGCGCAGTCGCACGCCTCACCTTCGCTGCGGCTGTTCAAGCTAGCAGCGGAAGACGAGATCGAGGGGCTGGCGCAGCGCTCGTCGACCGATCTTGGCCGCGGCTTCATTCGCCTCCTGCACCGCAGCGGCCGCGACGCGGCCGATCGCTGGCTGCGGCAAAGTACGAGCGTCCGGGCGGCGCGCAAGGTCGAGGCGACCTCGCCAGCCGAGCCCGAGCTAATCTGA
- a CDS encoding amidase has product MISLADLQRRIDKGELSPDTAIGQSIEAIEAREKDVGAFVCHDRSAKAQGAGSLRGIAVGIKDIIDTADFPTEMGSSIYRGWQPRADAPVVMMLKRAGATIIGKTTTTAFASRDPTPTRNPHNVGHSPGGSSAGSAAAVGAGMIPLALGTQTGGSVIRPAAYCGVAAIKPSFRMLPTVGVKCYSWALDTVGLFGARTEDLARGLFAMTGRHEFSDIAAATSPRIGIVSQDFAGPVEPAAEQGLQAAIKAAERAGAGVQTIDMPEMVREAWRIHPVIQDFEAHRALAWEFSERHDEIAPMLRASLDATVGLTPKDYDEARRIGRRGRRELGEVFEGVDVLLTYSAPGTAPPKELATTGDPRYNRLWTLMGNPCVNVPVLRVDGLPIGVQVIARFGNDAGALAVARFLEDALAKSD; this is encoded by the coding sequence ATGATCTCACTCGCCGACCTCCAGCGCCGTATCGACAAGGGTGAGCTCTCGCCCGACACCGCGATCGGACAGTCGATCGAAGCGATCGAGGCGCGGGAGAAGGATGTCGGCGCTTTCGTTTGCCACGACCGGTCGGCAAAGGCGCAAGGGGCGGGCTCGCTGCGCGGCATCGCGGTCGGCATCAAGGACATCATCGATACGGCCGACTTTCCGACCGAGATGGGCTCGTCCATCTACCGGGGTTGGCAGCCGCGCGCTGACGCGCCGGTTGTGATGATGCTGAAGCGCGCCGGCGCCACCATCATCGGCAAGACCACGACCACGGCGTTCGCCTCGCGCGATCCGACGCCGACGCGCAATCCGCACAATGTCGGCCACAGTCCCGGCGGCTCGTCGGCAGGCTCGGCCGCCGCCGTCGGCGCCGGCATGATCCCGCTTGCGCTCGGCACCCAGACCGGCGGCTCGGTGATCCGGCCTGCCGCCTATTGCGGTGTTGCCGCGATCAAGCCGTCGTTCCGCATGCTGCCGACCGTCGGCGTCAAATGCTATTCATGGGCGCTCGACACGGTCGGCCTGTTCGGTGCCCGCACCGAGGATCTCGCGCGCGGACTCTTCGCGATGACCGGCCGCCACGAGTTCTCCGACATCGCTGCGGCGACGTCGCCGCGCATCGGAATCGTCAGCCAGGACTTTGCCGGTCCCGTCGAGCCCGCGGCCGAGCAGGGGTTGCAGGCCGCGATCAAGGCCGCCGAGCGCGCCGGCGCCGGCGTGCAGACCATCGACATGCCGGAAATGGTGCGGGAGGCCTGGCGCATCCACCCGGTGATCCAGGATTTTGAGGCGCACCGGGCGCTCGCCTGGGAGTTTTCGGAACGCCACGACGAGATCGCGCCGATGCTGCGCGCCAGTCTCGACGCCACCGTCGGACTGACGCCGAAGGACTACGACGAGGCGCGCCGGATCGGCCGCCGCGGCCGCCGCGAGCTCGGCGAGGTCTTTGAGGGCGTCGACGTGCTCCTGACCTACTCCGCGCCGGGCACCGCGCCGCCCAAGGAACTCGCGACCACCGGCGACCCCCGCTACAACAGGCTGTGGACGCTGATGGGCAACCCGTGCGTCAACGTTCCCGTGCTCAGGGTCGACGGCCTGCCGATCGGCGTGCAGGTGATCGCGCGCTTCGGCAACGACGCGGGCGCGCTCGCGGTGGCGCGCTTCCTCGAAGACGCATTGGCGAAATCAGATTAG
- the dprA gene encoding DNA-processing protein DprA, whose product MLPSQGDAVDALNPGIELTEADRIDRMRLIRSDNVGPRTFRSLVDHFGTARAALERLPELARRGGAARSGRITSVDEAKAELAAARRLGVNWLAPGEDGYPARLATLDDAPPLLAVRGDHATAMRPTIAIVGSRNASGAGLKFAGQLARELGEAGFVIISGLARGVDQAAHRTSIASGTVAVLAGGHDCIYPPEHENLLADILEQRGAAISEMPLGHEPRARDFPRRNRLISGASLGVVVVEAAHRSGSLITARMAAEQGREVFAVPGSPLDPRAAGTNDLIKQGATLVTEAADIINAVQPIMERPIMFPAGEDDSEPLEGDPQSHDRAQITGLLGPTPVTIDDLVRMSGAPPSIVRTVLLELELAGRLERHGGGLVALL is encoded by the coding sequence ATGCTGCCCTCACAAGGAGACGCCGTGGACGCCCTCAATCCAGGGATCGAGCTGACCGAGGCCGACAGGATCGACCGGATGCGGCTGATCCGTTCGGACAATGTCGGGCCGCGCACCTTCCGTTCGCTGGTCGATCACTTCGGCACCGCGCGCGCTGCGCTGGAGCGGCTGCCCGAGCTCGCCCGCCGCGGCGGGGCGGCCCGATCGGGGCGCATCACGTCAGTGGACGAGGCAAAGGCGGAGCTCGCCGCAGCCCGACGGCTCGGCGTGAACTGGCTCGCGCCCGGCGAGGACGGCTATCCAGCGCGGCTGGCGACGCTCGACGACGCGCCGCCGCTGCTCGCGGTACGCGGCGACCATGCCACAGCAATGCGGCCGACGATCGCCATCGTCGGCTCGCGCAATGCCTCCGGCGCCGGGCTGAAGTTCGCGGGCCAGCTTGCGCGCGAGCTCGGCGAAGCCGGCTTCGTGATCATCTCAGGGCTGGCGCGCGGCGTGGACCAGGCGGCGCATCGTACCAGCATCGCCAGCGGCACGGTCGCGGTGCTCGCCGGCGGGCATGACTGCATCTATCCGCCCGAGCACGAAAACCTGCTTGCTGACATCCTGGAGCAGCGGGGCGCGGCAATCTCGGAAATGCCACTGGGACACGAGCCGCGCGCCCGCGACTTCCCGCGCCGCAACCGGCTGATCTCGGGCGCCTCGCTCGGTGTCGTCGTGGTGGAGGCCGCGCATCGCTCGGGATCGCTGATCACCGCGCGCATGGCCGCCGAACAGGGCCGCGAGGTCTTTGCCGTGCCGGGCTCACCGCTCGATCCGCGCGCCGCCGGCACCAACGACCTCATCAAGCAGGGCGCAACGCTGGTGACGGAAGCCGCCGATATCATCAACGCGGTCCAGCCGATCATGGAACGCCCGATCATGTTTCCGGCCGGCGAGGACGACAGCGAGCCGCTCGAAGGCGATCCGCAATCGCACGACCGCGCCCAGATCACCGGCTTGCTCGGCCCGACGCCTGTTACGATCGACGACCTCGTGCGGATGTCGGGTGCGCCACCCTCGATCGTACGCACCGTGCTGCTGGAGCTCGAGCTTGCCGGCCGGCTCGAACGCCACGGCGGCGGTCTGGTCGCGCTGCTTTAA
- a CDS encoding helix-turn-helix domain-containing protein yields the protein MGTSLKPTHTRSPALPPLPDPQHVDCRGVASVLARVGDKWSVFVIMMLGDGPKRFNELKRMINGISQRMLTLTLRGLERDGLVTRTIFPTIPPRVDYELTDLGRGLQQPVKALGQWAADHLQQIEAARTRFDTRNSA from the coding sequence ATGGGCACATCTTTGAAACCGACGCACACCCGTTCGCCTGCCTTGCCGCCACTGCCCGATCCGCAGCACGTCGACTGCCGCGGCGTCGCCTCGGTGCTCGCGCGGGTCGGCGACAAATGGAGCGTGTTCGTGATCATGATGCTCGGCGACGGGCCCAAACGCTTCAACGAGCTCAAGCGCATGATCAACGGCATCTCGCAGCGGATGCTGACCCTGACGCTGCGCGGACTCGAGCGCGACGGCTTGGTCACGCGCACGATCTTTCCGACCATTCCGCCGCGCGTGGATTACGAGCTGACCGATCTCGGCCGCGGGCTGCAGCAGCCGGTCAAAGCCCTCGGCCAATGGGCGGCGGACCATCTGCAACAGATCGAGGCCGCGCGAACGCGGTTTGACACGCGCAATTCGGCCTGA
- a CDS encoding FMN-dependent NADH-azoreductase, which produces MKLLHIDSSVLGPHSVSRQVSAAIVARLRQATPSLDIQYRDLTQTPLAHLSGSHLAAAQGAPAPAELAPDLAASQAVLEEFLAADIVVIGAPMYNFTIPSQLKAWIDRILVAGKTFKYDANGPQGLSGGKRVIVAISRGGYYGADTPAASLEHLESYLRGVFGFIGITSPEFISADGIQVGPEHREKALASALQAATGLRAA; this is translated from the coding sequence ATGAAACTCCTCCACATCGACTCCAGCGTGCTCGGCCCCCACTCCGTCAGCCGGCAGGTTTCGGCCGCAATCGTCGCGCGGCTGCGCCAGGCGACGCCGTCGCTCGACATCCAGTACCGCGACCTCACGCAGACGCCGCTGGCGCATCTGTCGGGCTCGCATCTCGCCGCCGCGCAGGGTGCGCCGGCACCCGCGGAACTCGCGCCCGACCTCGCCGCAAGCCAGGCCGTGCTGGAGGAATTCCTGGCCGCCGACATCGTCGTGATCGGCGCGCCCATGTACAATTTTACGATCCCGAGCCAGTTGAAGGCCTGGATCGACCGCATCCTCGTGGCGGGCAAGACGTTCAAATACGATGCGAACGGACCGCAGGGCCTCTCCGGCGGCAAGCGTGTGATCGTGGCGATCTCACGCGGCGGCTACTACGGCGCTGATACCCCCGCCGCCTCGCTGGAGCACCTCGAGAGCTATTTGCGTGGCGTGTTCGGCTTCATCGGCATTACGAGTCCGGAATTCATTTCCGCTGACGGCATCCAGGTCGGGCCGGAGCACCGCGAGAAAGCGCTGGCAAGCGCGCTTCAGGCCGCAACCGGCCTGCGCGCCGCCTGA
- a CDS encoding SDR family NAD(P)-dependent oxidoreductase, producing MRLKNKTALITGGNSGIGLATAKLFVAEGAKVTITGRNKETLEAAAKELGPNALAVEADITDVAATEQAIARAVEKFGKLDIVFANAGIAGNTPVGGTALAAFEQVLRTNVTAVFFTVQAASPHLNDGASIILNGSVISVLGNPGYAAYAASKAGVRAMARVMASELSPRGIRVNVVAPGAIRTPIWKGAAPTEQAFAVLEKRIAGITPLGRIGETDHIAKTVLYFASDDSAHVTSAELFVDGGATGSPAGAPVFRG from the coding sequence ATGAGGCTGAAGAACAAGACGGCGTTGATCACGGGCGGTAACAGCGGCATCGGCCTTGCGACCGCGAAGCTCTTCGTTGCCGAGGGCGCCAAGGTGACCATCACCGGGCGCAACAAGGAGACGCTGGAGGCAGCGGCGAAGGAGCTTGGCCCCAATGCGCTCGCGGTCGAGGCCGACATCACCGACGTCGCTGCGACGGAGCAGGCGATCGCGCGTGCGGTCGAAAAGTTCGGCAAGCTCGACATCGTGTTCGCCAATGCCGGCATCGCCGGCAACACGCCGGTCGGCGGCACCGCGCTCGCCGCCTTCGAGCAGGTGCTGCGCACCAACGTCACCGCGGTCTTCTTCACCGTGCAGGCGGCGTCCCCACACCTCAACGACGGCGCCTCGATCATCCTCAACGGCTCGGTGATCTCAGTGCTCGGCAATCCCGGCTATGCCGCCTATGCCGCGAGCAAGGCCGGCGTGCGCGCGATGGCGCGGGTGATGGCCTCCGAACTGTCGCCGCGCGGCATCCGCGTCAACGTGGTGGCGCCGGGCGCGATCCGAACGCCGATCTGGAAGGGCGCAGCGCCGACCGAGCAGGCCTTTGCGGTGCTGGAGAAGCGCATCGCCGGCATTACGCCGCTCGGCCGCATTGGTGAAACAGATCACATTGCGAAGACGGTGCTTTACTTCGCCTCCGACGATTCCGCGCATGTGACGAGTGCCGAACTCTTCGTCGACGGCGGCGCGACCGGTTCGCCCGCGGGCGCGCCGGTGTTTCGCGGCTAA
- a CDS encoding helix-turn-helix domain-containing protein — translation MVKRTSFEGDSCPIARALEAIGDWWSILIIREALFGKRRFGEFQTRLGMAKNILTVRLRALVDHGILRIAPASDGSAYQEYVLTPKGRGVFPILVALRQWSEEFDDQPEEIATILVDREKGRPVRKLEMRAEDGRLLSPADTMLKPRPAKARRRAPTSGSPSHRRPEVPER, via the coding sequence ATGGTGAAACGGACGAGCTTCGAAGGAGATTCCTGCCCGATCGCGCGGGCGCTGGAGGCGATCGGCGACTGGTGGTCGATCCTGATCATCCGCGAGGCGCTGTTCGGTAAGCGGCGTTTCGGCGAGTTTCAGACCAGGCTCGGCATGGCCAAGAACATTCTCACGGTGCGATTACGCGCCCTCGTCGACCACGGCATTTTGAGGATCGCGCCGGCCTCCGACGGCAGCGCCTATCAGGAATATGTGCTGACGCCAAAAGGCCGCGGCGTCTTCCCGATCCTGGTGGCGCTGCGGCAATGGAGCGAGGAGTTCGACGACCAGCCCGAGGAGATCGCGACCATTCTGGTCGATCGCGAGAAGGGCCGGCCGGTGCGGAAGCTGGAGATGCGGGCCGAGGATGGGCGGCTGCTCAGCCCCGCGGACACGATGCTGAAGCCGCGGCCGGCGAAGGCAAGGCGGCGGGCTCCAACTAGCGGCTCACCCTCTCACCGTCGTCCTGAGGTGCCGGAGCGTTAG